In Methanosphaera sp. ISO3-F5, a genomic segment contains:
- the gatD gene encoding Glu-tRNA(Gln) amidotransferase subunit GatD, whose product MAYEGYLKDFLETSNITVGDTIKVTKPGITHKGMLLEKPDYSNENTIILKLNSGYNIGIDIKNAKIEKISTGEKPKIELDPVDKEISPNKQNLSILSTGGTVASVIDYKTGAVHPAFTADDLLRATPELVDHANIEAKAIFNILSENMTPQYWKETAEAIYNEINNGADGIIIAHGTDTMHYTASALSFMIDTPVPIVLTGAQRSSDRPSSDAFTNLMASVTAAKSDIAEVTICMHATEDDPHCDLHRGTRARKMHTSRRDTFNSINMNPLAKIENNKITINDKEIKYTKRNETELNLNNNLADKVALIKMYPGINPEIIDLYVDKGYDGIVIEGTGLGHCSDDVIDKISRATNENIPVVMTSQCLYGRTNMNVYSSGRRLLHENVIPVSDMLPETAYTKLLWAAGQTDNITEIRNIMQKNLKGELSTTISQNYFIKN is encoded by the coding sequence TTGGCATACGAAGGATACCTCAAAGATTTTCTGGAAACATCCAACATAACCGTAGGAGACACAATAAAAGTAACAAAACCAGGAATAACCCACAAAGGAATGTTACTCGAAAAACCAGATTACTCAAATGAGAACACAATAATACTAAAACTAAATAGCGGATACAACATAGGAATAGACATCAAAAACGCAAAAATAGAAAAAATCAGCACAGGAGAAAAACCAAAAATAGAACTAGACCCTGTAGACAAAGAAATAAGCCCCAACAAACAAAACCTATCCATCCTATCCACAGGAGGAACAGTAGCAAGCGTAATCGACTACAAAACCGGAGCAGTACACCCAGCATTCACCGCAGACGACCTGCTAAGAGCAACCCCCGAACTAGTAGACCATGCAAACATAGAAGCAAAAGCAATATTCAACATACTAAGCGAAAACATGACCCCCCAATACTGGAAAGAAACAGCAGAAGCAATATACAACGAAATAAACAACGGAGCAGACGGAATAATAATAGCACACGGAACAGACACAATGCACTACACAGCATCAGCACTAAGCTTCATGATAGACACCCCAGTACCAATAGTACTCACAGGAGCACAAAGAAGCTCAGACAGACCATCAAGCGACGCATTCACAAACCTAATGGCATCAGTAACAGCAGCAAAATCAGACATAGCAGAAGTAACAATATGTATGCACGCAACAGAAGACGACCCACACTGTGACCTACACAGAGGAACACGAGCAAGAAAAATGCACACATCCAGACGAGACACATTCAACAGCATAAACATGAACCCACTAGCAAAAATAGAAAACAACAAAATAACAATAAACGACAAAGAAATAAAATACACAAAAAGAAACGAAACAGAACTAAACCTAAACAATAACCTAGCAGACAAAGTAGCATTAATAAAAATGTATCCTGGAATAAACCCAGAAATCATAGACCTATACGTTGACAAAGGATACGATGGAATAGTAATAGAAGGAACAGGACTAGGCCACTGCAGTGACGACGTAATTGATAAAATATCAAGAGCAACAAACGAAAACATACCAGTAGTAATGACATCACAATGCCTCTACGGAAGAACCAACATGAACGTATACAGTAGTGGAAGAAGATTACTACACGAAAATGTCATACCAGTAAGTGACATGCTACCCGAAACAGCATACACCAAACTATTATGGGCAGCAGGCCAAACCGACAACATAACCGAAATACGCAACATAATGCAAAAAAATCTTAAAGGGGAACTAAGTACAACAATATCCCAGAATTATTTTATAAAAAACTAG
- the hemA gene encoding glutamyl-tRNA reductase has product MLVNIRIDFKIADVGSMENSYAKLDALNEKIHNNTKVLEEVTLKTCNRYEIYLILDENINIPTTTFIVEKDDNAINHLLRLASGLESMIMGEDQILGQIKNARKKAIKEETIGPKLEKVFTKAIHVGQSIRKNTHINEGGVSVGSGAVELIEQKYGSVDDKNVLIVGAGEMGTIVSKALLNKNTNAIVVANRTFDKAQQLAGELDGIAIRFKDMDATLDKIDILISATGAPHSLINKDRLSFLPEEHLKNMIMLDLANPRDITEDVKELGVQLYNLDDLRYVQDKNVEKRVKEAEKAEKIIADETVLLKDALKQMEITPILSSLNVEAEKVRSNELKKTLHMLDLDEGDAKKLELLTHSIVDKMLFKIIKNLKLAVSNDDDETIKVARKVLIDYNEE; this is encoded by the coding sequence ATGCTAGTTAACATAAGAATAGATTTCAAAATAGCTGATGTAGGGTCAATGGAAAACTCATATGCGAAGCTTGATGCTTTAAATGAAAAGATACATAATAATACTAAAGTTTTAGAAGAAGTTACCCTGAAAACGTGCAATCGTTATGAAATATACTTAATTTTAGATGAAAATATTAACATTCCAACCACAACATTCATAGTTGAAAAGGATGATAATGCAATTAATCATTTGTTACGTTTAGCATCAGGTCTTGAGTCCATGATTATGGGTGAAGATCAGATCCTTGGACAAATTAAGAATGCTCGTAAAAAAGCTATTAAGGAAGAGACTATTGGTCCTAAGCTTGAAAAGGTGTTTACTAAGGCTATTCATGTCGGACAGTCAATTCGTAAGAACACTCATATTAATGAGGGTGGAGTGTCTGTTGGTAGTGGTGCTGTAGAACTTATTGAACAGAAGTATGGTAGTGTTGATGATAAGAATGTTCTTATTGTTGGTGCCGGTGAAATGGGTACTATTGTTTCCAAGGCTTTGCTTAATAAGAATACTAATGCTATTGTGGTGGCTAACAGGACTTTTGATAAGGCTCAGCAATTAGCTGGTGAGCTTGATGGTATTGCTATTCGTTTTAAGGATATGGATGCTACTCTGGACAAGATTGATATTTTAATCAGTGCTACTGGTGCTCCTCATAGCTTAATTAATAAGGATAGGTTATCATTTTTACCTGAGGAACACTTGAAAAACATGATTATGTTGGATCTTGCTAATCCTCGTGATATTACTGAGGATGTTAAGGAGTTGGGTGTTCAGTTGTATAATCTTGATGATCTCAGATATGTTCAGGATAAGAATGTTGAAAAACGTGTGAAGGAAGCTGAGAAGGCTGAGAAGATTATTGCTGATGAAACTGTTCTTTTGAAGGATGCTCTTAAGCAGATGGAAATTACTCCTATTTTATCTTCCCTTAATGTTGAGGCGGAGAAGGTTCGTAGTAATGAGTTAAAGAAAACATTGCATATGCTTGACTTGGATGAGGGTGATGCTAAGAAGTTGGAATTGTTAACCCATAGTATTGTTGATAAGATGTTGTTTAAGATTATTAAGAATTTGAAGTTAGCTGTCAGTAATGATGATGATGAAACTATTAAGGTTGCACGTAAGGTTTTGATTGATTATAATGAGGAGTAA
- a CDS encoding 4Fe-4S double cluster binding domain-containing protein, with the protein MSLSGELRKLLLKHGADRVGFADISDVTIIEGYNSGIIFYITYPKDIIRRMTNAPTMEYVMELVEMNSKLDNLGMLCEKFLIKKGYNAYAQTKKRLGHDFGENNSFELPHKTVATKAGLGWIGKSALLTTYDHGSALRLSSVLTDAPLDYGTPILESKCGSCIICKEACLGGAISGKEWNYKIYRDEFFNDKKCEEYALRVSEKNLGKADTVCGKCLVACPYTKNFINNID; encoded by the coding sequence ATGTCTTTATCAGGAGAATTAAGGAAACTATTATTAAAACATGGTGCAGACCGGGTCGGATTTGCAGATATTAGTGATGTTACAATAATTGAAGGATATAATTCCGGTATAATATTCTACATAACATATCCTAAGGACATTATTAGAAGAATGACTAATGCTCCAACAATGGAATACGTTATGGAATTAGTTGAAATGAACTCCAAATTAGACAATCTTGGAATGTTATGTGAAAAATTTCTAATAAAAAAAGGATATAATGCATATGCTCAAACCAAAAAACGTTTAGGTCATGATTTTGGAGAAAATAATTCATTTGAACTGCCGCATAAAACAGTTGCAACAAAAGCGGGGCTTGGATGGATAGGCAAATCAGCATTATTAACAACGTATGATCATGGATCTGCATTAAGATTGTCATCAGTTCTAACTGATGCACCACTGGATTATGGAACACCAATTTTAGAATCAAAATGTGGGTCATGTATTATATGTAAGGAAGCTTGTCTAGGGGGAGCAATAAGTGGTAAGGAATGGAACTATAAAATATATCGTGATGAATTCTTTAATGATAAAAAATGTGAAGAATATGCATTAAGGGTGTCTGAGAAAAATCTTGGGAAAGCAGATACTGTATGTGGGAAATGTTTGGTAGCATGTCCATATACTAAAAATTTTATCAATAATATAGATTAA
- a CDS encoding Ig-like domain repeat protein — translation MKIVLTVMTILFLFLIISNVSATNETVTLEKDSTNDNIDTVSSQSNDKSVKKQLIEERIVKKDNATTESNLQLEDPDIRLSDSEIHPGVEKTFLALVPEDANGSSVFKINSKTISPQLQNDAGVVTYTYIIPKTYKSEEYTLSLVFSGDEKYAGKTVNATLTLTPEGGRVNASMIMNNRSIKYAKPSMLTVKLNKDAFGVIILKANDTNISAIKFTDGVAKYNYTTKLTPGVYTLTAHYNGSYMYTPTTVNATLTIKKLKSTLTLNNITSKAGKLTLFKAVVKNELNKSVSDMNVTFKLKNKVIGSNITDNRGVARLYYTLPSSLYNKTYNISAIGLATNTTSWSKNTGILKLTQLKTSVKVPNISTKPSKTVVISATVLDQFNNYVTKGNVTFKKSGKTLGRAKVVNGFAKFTYTTNYRTSNKTNVYATYKGDWKYASSTGKGTYQVTKLKTTVSANAIDAKPNSVITFTAIVRDQNQNYATDGSVKFYLNSKLMKTVKVKKGIATARYALKSYSAKNYRIKAVYSGSKIYKPSSNTNTMTVTRYETTITGSEMFAMVGSKSKITLSVVDEERYNVNKGRIKYYINNKYIGSAKVVNGVSTIRYTVPKEYDGKIVKYYANYVKNGIYDSSSYSDSLTVTHQKTVYVSPNGSDTNLGSKAKPYKTIKYALNHISLFGTIKLAPGTYSTSGLKLNTSVNIIGSGRYVTFIDGKNSGVPVFNITKKNAVLTMRGITIRNARSKHQFSAPAIVTSGKLNIINSRFANNTASGAFSGGAIYTNGILNVTNTEFNNNKVTSTNSQGGAIRCYDNTTYITNCKFINNKVTGKNSTGASAIYSDSCDIIINQTTFTQNIAKGKYITGGVIRSIASAIVIENTKFTGNKVTATDYAIGGIIGSLNSGISMIKTTITSNNIQATNTAGGSAVYIETAAMDIKNSRISSNTVSAKNTYGGAIYTYKANININDSQINNNKLTDTDNAYGGALYAYDGQINITKTKFNSNTIKAKKLALAGAVYTYSRIVIKNSEFAKNYVNASNLGGGAIANMGQLTVTHSNFINNTAYHAGDAITATNTSKNSVENNYWGSSKPTWSNLLYSVRKPKAYSKTRIK, via the coding sequence GTGAAAATAGTATTAACAGTCATGACAATACTGTTTTTGTTTTTAATAATCAGTAATGTTTCCGCAACAAATGAAACCGTGACTCTAGAAAAAGACTCAACTAATGATAACATAGACACAGTAAGTTCACAATCAAATGATAAAAGCGTGAAAAAACAACTTATTGAAGAAAGAATAGTTAAAAAAGATAATGCAACCACTGAGAGCAACCTTCAACTAGAAGATCCAGACATTCGTTTAAGTGATTCAGAAATTCATCCAGGCGTGGAAAAAACATTTCTTGCACTGGTACCGGAAGATGCTAATGGAAGCAGTGTATTTAAAATAAACAGTAAGACAATTTCTCCACAATTACAAAATGATGCAGGAGTAGTAACATACACTTATATCATACCAAAAACATACAAATCAGAGGAATATACATTAAGCTTAGTGTTTTCAGGTGACGAGAAATATGCCGGAAAAACCGTGAATGCTACACTAACCTTAACTCCTGAGGGAGGAAGAGTTAATGCCAGCATGATCATGAACAATAGAAGCATTAAATATGCAAAGCCAAGCATGTTAACTGTTAAATTAAACAAGGATGCATTTGGTGTAATAATACTAAAAGCCAATGATACTAACATTTCAGCAATAAAATTTACAGATGGAGTTGCAAAATACAATTATACCACAAAACTTACTCCGGGAGTTTATACTTTAACAGCACATTATAATGGAAGTTACATGTACACTCCGACAACAGTAAATGCAACATTAACTATTAAGAAATTAAAATCAACATTAACATTAAATAATATTACATCAAAGGCAGGAAAGTTAACTTTATTTAAAGCTGTTGTTAAGAATGAATTAAATAAGTCAGTAAGTGACATGAATGTTACATTTAAGTTAAAAAATAAGGTGATAGGCTCAAATATTACAGACAACAGGGGAGTTGCAAGATTATATTACACGTTACCATCATCATTATACAATAAAACATACAATATTAGTGCAATAGGACTGGCAACAAACACAACATCTTGGTCAAAAAATACTGGTATACTTAAATTAACACAACTAAAAACAAGTGTTAAAGTTCCAAATATTTCAACCAAACCTTCAAAAACTGTGGTGATTTCGGCCACTGTACTTGACCAATTCAATAATTACGTGACAAAGGGTAATGTTACCTTCAAGAAAAGTGGAAAGACACTGGGTAGGGCAAAGGTTGTTAATGGTTTTGCAAAATTCACATACACCACCAACTATCGAACATCAAATAAGACAAATGTTTATGCTACTTATAAGGGTGATTGGAAGTATGCTTCTTCAACAGGAAAAGGAACATACCAGGTTACTAAGCTAAAAACTACTGTAAGTGCTAATGCTATTGATGCAAAGCCTAACTCTGTCATAACATTCACTGCAATAGTAAGAGATCAGAACCAGAACTATGCAACGGATGGTAGTGTGAAATTCTACCTGAATAGTAAACTGATGAAAACTGTTAAAGTTAAGAAGGGTATTGCAACGGCAAGGTATGCTTTAAAATCATATTCTGCTAAGAATTATAGGATAAAGGCAGTTTATAGTGGTTCAAAGATTTATAAGCCAAGTTCCAATACTAATACTATGACTGTGACAAGGTATGAAACTACTATTACTGGTAGTGAAATGTTTGCTATGGTGGGTTCAAAGTCAAAGATTACGCTCAGCGTAGTTGATGAGGAAAGATATAATGTGAATAAGGGCAGAATTAAGTATTATATTAACAATAAGTATATTGGAAGTGCTAAGGTAGTTAATGGTGTTTCAACTATCAGGTACACTGTTCCGAAGGAGTATGATGGTAAGATTGTGAAATATTATGCCAATTATGTTAAAAATGGAATTTATGATTCCAGTTCATATAGTGATAGTTTAACTGTTACTCATCAAAAGACTGTGTATGTTAGTCCAAATGGTAGTGACACGAACCTTGGAAGTAAAGCTAAGCCGTATAAGACTATTAAGTATGCTTTAAATCATATTTCATTATTTGGTACGATTAAGTTAGCTCCAGGTACTTATTCAACTTCTGGATTAAAACTTAACACGTCTGTGAATATTATTGGTAGTGGCAGGTATGTTACTTTTATTGATGGTAAGAATAGTGGTGTTCCAGTATTTAATATTACCAAGAAAAATGCAGTTCTCACGATGAGGGGAATAACCATAAGGAATGCTAGGAGTAAGCACCAATTTAGTGCACCTGCAATCGTAACATCAGGTAAATTAAACATCATAAATTCAAGATTTGCAAACAATACTGCTAGTGGAGCATTCTCTGGTGGGGCAATATATACTAATGGAATACTAAATGTTACAAACACGGAATTCAATAACAACAAGGTAACCAGCACCAACAGCCAGGGAGGAGCAATAAGATGCTACGACAACACAACCTACATAACCAACTGTAAATTCATAAATAACAAAGTTACAGGTAAAAACTCAACCGGAGCATCAGCAATATACTCCGATTCATGTGACATAATCATCAACCAGACAACATTCACCCAGAACATAGCAAAAGGAAAATACATAACAGGAGGAGTAATCCGTAGCATAGCCAGCGCAATTGTAATAGAAAACACTAAATTCACAGGCAACAAGGTCACTGCAACAGACTATGCAATAGGAGGTATCATAGGATCATTAAACAGTGGAATATCCATGATAAAAACAACAATAACCTCAAACAATATACAAGCAACAAACACTGCCGGAGGAAGCGCAGTATACATTGAAACTGCTGCAATGGACATTAAGAATTCAAGAATATCATCAAATACTGTGAGTGCAAAGAACACTTATGGTGGAGCAATATACACATACAAGGCAAATATCAACATCAACGACTCACAAATCAACAATAACAAGTTAACAGACACTGATAATGCGTATGGTGGAGCATTATATGCTTATGATGGACAGATTAATATAACAAAAACAAAATTCAACAGTAACACTATTAAAGCTAAGAAACTGGCATTGGCCGGAGCAGTATACACATACTCAAGGATAGTGATTAAAAACTCAGAGTTTGCTAAAAACTATGTGAATGCAAGTAATCTTGGTGGAGGAGCAATAGCTAACATGGGCCAGTTAACAGTTACCCATTCAAACTTTATCAACAACACAGCATATCATGCTGGTGATGCGATAACTGCAACAAATACTTCAAAAAACAGTGTTGAAAACAATTATTGGGGTTCAAGTAAGCCAACATGGAGTAATCTTTTATACAGTGTACGTAAGCCAAAAGCATACTCTAAGACCAGAATAAAATAA
- a CDS encoding histone family protein, which translates to MTELPIAPIKRILKNSGAARVSDEAAVELAGALEEVGESLAIRAYQFAKHAGRKTIKAEDIVLAAKE; encoded by the coding sequence ATGACAGAATTACCAATCGCACCTATCAAAAGAATTTTAAAAAATTCTGGTGCAGCAAGAGTAAGTGATGAAGCAGCAGTAGAACTAGCCGGTGCACTTGAAGAAGTAGGAGAAAGCCTAGCAATTCGTGCATACCAATTTGCAAAACATGCTGGTCGTAAAACTATTAAAGCAGAAGACATAGTTTTAGCTGCAAAAGAATAA
- a CDS encoding methanogenesis marker 9 domain-containing protein, with product MGWDDAPAHVCRGGDARGLAFCCPPVKPCPVHTKIAEIGLSPQEFVNIKEEFGKKTKLGVGAATCFGSLIWCCKASKPCPLRDMELQANGISHDEYMTLKKELAEEILKHSNVNTNSYTDEDINSLAETFNISFDEARQALDDADNDLKTAIKNLRLKSL from the coding sequence ATGGGATGGGATGATGCACCAGCTCATGTATGCAGAGGAGGAGATGCTAGAGGACTTGCATTCTGTTGTCCACCAGTAAAACCATGCCCTGTTCATACAAAAATAGCAGAAATAGGACTTAGTCCACAAGAGTTCGTGAACATTAAAGAAGAATTTGGTAAAAAAACAAAACTTGGAGTAGGTGCTGCAACATGCTTTGGTTCCCTGATCTGGTGTTGTAAAGCTTCAAAACCATGCCCACTCAGAGACATGGAACTTCAGGCCAATGGAATTTCACATGATGAATACATGACCCTGAAAAAAGAGTTAGCAGAGGAAATACTTAAACATTCAAATGTTAACACCAACTCATACACTGATGAGGACATTAATAGTCTTGCAGAAACATTCAACATATCCTTTGATGAAGCAAGACAGGCACTTGATGATGCAGATAATGATTTGAAAACTGCTATCAAGAATTTAAGACTTAAAAGTTTATAG
- the gatE gene encoding Glu-tRNA(Gln) amidotransferase subunit GatE: MPEDKFDYKKLGLMMGLEIHQQLDSQTKLFCRCPNSLTDKQPERKIYRRLRPTQSELGEIDRAAYEESQRNLQFVYEAYNHHTCLVEADEEPPAKLNQEAVDISIILASLMNMKVVDEFHTMRKQVIDGSNTSGFQRTGILATDGYVETEFGNVTIETLGLEEDAARRIGEEEGKIVFRLDRLGIPLAEITTSPDMHHPEQVKQVAYQLGQILRSTRVKRGLGTIRQDLNISIREGARIEVKGVQDLELMPTIVENEVQRQLNLIDIANTLKERNAEVETKIYDVTEVFENTESKVVKSILAEDNSKVLAIRLRHFDGLIGREVQPGKRLGTEFSEHGKKMGVSGLFHTDELPNYGITQEEVDKVKSELDVTGDDAFILVAGPEEKAYNALQEVIKRAKQSLEGVPEETRRAQDNGNTEYMRPLPTASRMYVETDIPTEVIDPERVKRIASDLPELPVVKKERIQKEYSLSEELAEQLVQRNNADLFEEIKAELPSMDATKIASDIVSTIRDLKRDGQDVSLLNKDVLVEIFALVNDDVIPAAKTEVIFKDACNGISPEESVKKNNLEKLSDETISAGINEIVEENKSMIVERKMGAMGPLMGKAMAKFQGKADGKTVSKLLTQEIQKIINS; the protein is encoded by the coding sequence ATGCCAGAAGATAAATTTGATTATAAAAAACTAGGATTAATGATGGGATTAGAAATACACCAACAATTAGACAGTCAAACAAAACTATTCTGCAGATGCCCAAATTCTTTAACAGACAAACAACCAGAACGAAAAATATACCGCCGATTAAGACCAACACAGAGTGAACTAGGAGAAATAGACAGAGCAGCATACGAAGAATCACAAAGAAACCTACAATTCGTATACGAAGCATACAACCACCACACATGCCTAGTGGAAGCAGATGAAGAACCACCAGCAAAACTAAACCAAGAAGCAGTAGACATATCAATCATACTTGCAAGCCTAATGAACATGAAAGTAGTGGATGAATTCCACACAATGCGTAAACAAGTAATTGATGGAAGTAACACCAGCGGATTCCAAAGAACAGGTATCCTCGCAACCGACGGATACGTTGAAACAGAATTCGGTAACGTAACCATAGAAACACTAGGATTAGAAGAAGATGCAGCACGTCGTATAGGAGAAGAAGAAGGAAAAATAGTATTCAGACTAGACAGACTAGGAATACCTTTAGCAGAAATTACAACATCACCCGATATGCACCACCCAGAACAAGTAAAACAAGTAGCATACCAGTTAGGACAAATACTAAGAAGTACTCGTGTAAAAAGAGGACTTGGTACCATAAGACAAGACCTTAACATCTCAATCAGAGAAGGTGCAAGAATAGAAGTAAAAGGAGTGCAAGACCTTGAACTAATGCCTACAATAGTAGAAAATGAGGTTCAAAGACAACTAAACCTAATCGACATAGCAAACACACTAAAAGAAAGAAATGCCGAAGTTGAAACAAAAATATATGATGTAACAGAAGTATTTGAAAACACAGAGTCAAAGGTTGTTAAATCAATACTCGCAGAAGACAACAGTAAAGTATTAGCAATAAGGCTCAGACACTTTGATGGACTTATAGGCAGAGAAGTACAGCCAGGCAAAAGACTTGGAACAGAATTCAGTGAACACGGAAAGAAAATGGGTGTTTCAGGATTATTCCATACAGATGAATTACCAAATTATGGTATAACCCAAGAAGAAGTAGATAAAGTAAAATCCGAACTTGACGTAACCGGAGATGATGCATTCATACTAGTTGCAGGTCCGGAAGAAAAAGCATACAATGCATTACAGGAAGTTATTAAACGAGCAAAACAATCACTGGAAGGTGTTCCTGAGGAAACCAGACGTGCACAGGATAATGGTAATACTGAGTACATGAGACCATTACCAACTGCCAGCAGAATGTATGTTGAAACGGATATTCCAACAGAAGTAATAGACCCTGAAAGAGTAAAACGTATCGCCTCAGATCTTCCAGAACTACCAGTAGTTAAAAAGGAACGTATACAAAAAGAGTATTCTTTAAGTGAAGAGTTAGCAGAACAATTAGTTCAACGTAACAATGCAGATTTATTCGAAGAAATTAAAGCAGAACTCCCAAGTATGGATGCTACCAAGATTGCATCAGATATCGTGTCCACCATCCGTGATTTGAAACGTGACGGACAGGACGTATCATTATTAAATAAGGATGTTCTTGTAGAAATTTTTGCTCTTGTAAATGATGATGTGATTCCTGCTGCTAAGACAGAAGTCATATTCAAAGACGCATGTAATGGAATTAGCCCAGAAGAATCAGTTAAAAAGAATAATTTGGAAAAATTGTCTGATGAAACAATTAGTGCTGGAATTAATGAGATTGTAGAAGAAAACAAGTCTATGATTGTAGAACGTAAGATGGGTGCTATGGGCCCACTTATGGGTAAAGCTATGGCTAAGTTCCAGGGAAAAGCTGACGGTAAGACTGTGAGCAAATTGTTAACCCAGGAAATTCAGAAAATTATAAATTCCTAA
- a CDS encoding universal stress protein, producing MMYNKILLPTDGSKNSEKAIKHALTIAEYEDAEIIILNVVDSVYLTGLPEEDLITKSEMILEEESKKVTSRVEEIIHELEEEKGSNAKDIKLSTRTVEGNAADVILKLSEKEDIDLIVIASSGKHMLDRFLLGSVTEKTVRHTKVPILVIPNKE from the coding sequence ATGATGTATAATAAGATATTATTACCTACAGATGGTTCTAAAAATTCTGAAAAAGCAATAAAACATGCACTAACAATAGCAGAATACGAAGATGCAGAAATCATTATTCTTAATGTAGTTGACAGTGTTTACTTAACAGGATTACCAGAAGAAGATTTAATCACAAAATCAGAGATGATCCTTGAAGAGGAAAGTAAAAAAGTTACTTCAAGAGTTGAAGAAATAATCCATGAACTCGAAGAAGAAAAAGGATCAAATGCAAAAGATATTAAATTAAGTACAAGAACAGTTGAAGGTAATGCTGCTGATGTAATACTTAAATTATCTGAAAAAGAAGATATAGATTTAATTGTTATTGCAAGTAGTGGTAAACACATGCTTGACAGATTCCTTCTAGGTAGTGTAACTGAAAAAACAGTCAGACACACAAAAGTTCCAATTCTTGTTATTCCAAATAAGGAATAA
- a CDS encoding bifunctional precorrin-2 dehydrogenase/sirohydrochlorin ferrochelatase, translated as MGLTSLFFEMKNKHVLIIGTGSVGIRRSKRFLESDARVSIITHDIDSSVKEELESLGATFYPDECRDRLLSECDLVVVATDNLELNEEIALKAKDKLVNCASDTSLSNVIVPSTFMLGNVTVSLYTGNKSPLMAKELRKKIQSVITPRDILNIELQERVRELLKNNIDSQSERKEFMIKIKEDSVVQGYIDDEDLDSAVCYVKEKLLLS; from the coding sequence ATGGGACTTACTTCCTTATTTTTTGAAATGAAAAACAAGCATGTTTTGATAATAGGTACTGGTAGTGTGGGTATTCGTAGGAGCAAACGCTTCCTGGAAAGTGATGCGAGAGTTTCCATAATTACACATGATATTGATTCAAGTGTTAAAGAGGAACTTGAATCCTTAGGGGCTACTTTTTATCCTGATGAGTGTCGGGACAGGTTACTTAGTGAATGTGACCTTGTTGTTGTTGCAACAGATAATCTGGAGTTGAATGAGGAGATTGCTCTGAAGGCTAAGGATAAGCTGGTTAATTGTGCTAGTGATACTAGTTTAAGCAATGTTATTGTTCCTTCCACGTTCATGCTGGGTAATGTGACAGTATCATTATATACTGGTAATAAAAGCCCTCTTATGGCTAAGGAATTGCGTAAAAAGATTCAGAGCGTTATTACTCCTAGGGATATTTTAAATATTGAGTTACAGGAACGTGTTAGAGAACTTCTTAAGAATAATATTGATTCTCAGTCAGAAAGAAAAGAGTTTATGATTAAAATAAAAGAGGATTCTGTTGTTCAAGGATATATTGATGATGAAGATTTAGATTCTGCTGTATGTTATGTTAAAGAAAAGTTATTATTAAGTTAA